A region of the Litchfieldia alkalitelluris genome:
AACAATTTGCCTCACTCCATTTCATCGTCTCTGTCCCATAAAAAAAGAGAAACAATAATCACGCCTATTGAAAACCCATTTTCTATAATTAAAAAACCTCTTCCCGTCATTAAAGCGATAATCATTTGATAAAAAGAAAATATGATGAGAGTGGTAAATATATTTTTTATAGATATTGTTCTCCATCTTAGTAATAACCAACCTAAAATGAATAATGCAGTAAATCCAAGGAGTAAATGATATAAGTTATTCACAATTAATAGCAACCCAGACATAACATTGTATAACCCTACCGTCGCAAAGGAACATGTAATGGCAATAAATAATATTTCCGATATAGAAATTACCTTTTTCCTAAGTTGAAAAAAAGTGATGATATAAACGAATAAGATAGCAATTACCAACCCCTTAGACCCACCTGTAAAATATAAGAGTGATAATGGACTATCTATAATAAGTTTGGGCTCAAAAATAGTTAAACTAGCTTTCCAAATAAACAAACCTAAGATCACATTCCCTGAAATAATATCAAAAATTACTTTCCTAAGATCTTTTTTATAAAAAGTAAGCCAAAACCAAATTAAAATCAGACTTAAAAAAATAGAAATGCCTAAATTAAACCACTTTGTTAACATCGCAAAAGAGCCTATTTGAATGACAGTCATGAAATTCCCCTCCCAAAAAACTACCCCTAAGGGTATAAAAACAAGCAAATAAAAAGGGTTTTCACCCTCATTTGTTATCCTGTTATCTACTTTTCACAAGAAGTTCAACAGCTTCTTTCACTAATTGTTCAGTATTCTCTCCATTTTCTTTCGCCTTTTGAACACATTCAACTAAATTCGAACTAACAATCACACCGATAGTTCGATCAATAGCGGTTCTCGCTGCTGAAAGTTGAGTAATAACATCTCGACAATCTTTATCTTCTTCCATCATTCGTAAAATACCTCTCAACTGTCCTTCAATTCGCTTTACTCTATTTTTCATCTGATCATTATAGTCCATAATCGAAACCTCTTTCCTTGCTACCTGTTCATTCATTCAATAATAATACCCGCTCTGGTATGAAGTCAACTGATGAAACAAATTATTAATTCCTTAGAAATCCTTGCTAGCCTGATGAACCTTTTTAGTCAAACAACTAAAATCAGTACTCGAACCGTAAAGATAGATACTCTTCGACTTCAGTTACTTTATCCACATATCCACTCTTATTCTTTACGATTTCATTTTACGTTCACTAGTAATTTATTGTTGATGATAGCTATGTTATTTAACACTTTCTTTTTTCAAGTATTGTTCTATTAATTGATTCAACCTCTTTAACTGAAAAGCATATTCATACACAGCAAACCCTACTGCCAACATTCGCAGTTTATGGTCACTATCAGTTTCCTCACCATTCAAGAGTGTACTCAAAAATCCCTTTAACTCTTGTTCATGACTTTTGACGGTATCATCAGCTTTAATTTTCCCTTCGTATTTTAATAAATAATACTCATGGGACTTAATTAATTGTTCAAGATATGTATCAAATTGTTTGTCTTCATTTTCATTTGCGTCACTCTGAAAGTAATGCTCTTCAATAAGTTCTAATACTTTCTCTCCTTGTTTTAGTGCTTTTAGCATTTGTTTAAAGACGACGATTTCTCTCACATTTAAACGATTGACCTTCGACATCTTCGCCCGCTCTTCATCAAACATCTTGTATTGTTCCTCAAGCTTTTGAATGTCCTTTTGAAGGTTCTTCCAGTTATCTGAAAATGTTTTTTCTGTTAATTCATCAGATATGGCGGTCCTTAGAAGTAAAGACAATTTATTAAAAGCTTCCTTTGATTTTTCATAATAATTAACCTTAAATTTAGGGGGCAATATTAGTAAATTTACAGCAAAGCCTGAAAGCATTCCAATCATAATGATATTAAAACGATTTAACGCAAATAACCAATCTTTATCACCAGGAGCACTCATGATCGCTAAAACTGTAACCATTGTGAGTGATATGACATTTGCCTCCATTTTAAATTTCACACAAACTAAAATAACAATAATTAAGATGAGACCAATGATAACAGGATTATTCCCAATAAAGGAGAGGGCAAACAAAGCGATGATAGCTCCTATTGTATTAGTAATAATTTGATCTAGCATTTGTCTCCATGTTTTATAAATTGAAGGTTGGATGGTAAAAATAGCTGCCACTCCAGCAAACACAGCTGGTTCAAGCTCAAAGTATATACAAATAAATAATGAAATGGTTACAGCAATCCCTGTTTTTAATGCTCTTGGACCTAATGTAATCAATTAAAACAAGCCTCCGTTAATGTATTCAAAGAATCTTTCTAATTATAAATAAAATGGGTCAAATGTTTTTGCTCGATGTTGTCTTTTTTCAGTAATTCTTGCTTATCAAGACTGGAAGATTGACCTGTCCTCTCAATTTTAATATATAACAACTACAGATAGAAGTTAAATTTCACAATATACATCACCATAAAATAAATCAATTTTTTTTGATTAAGTGGTTGACACATGAAAATTTTGGATATATATTTAATATATCAAAAATAATTGATTAATGAATATCCTACTTCGATTAGACCTGCTAATTTTTTTATACATAAAATCAATTTTTTTTGATTAAAAAATTAAAGGAGAGATTAATTTGTATTTTCAGGATATTGAAAGAATAGCTAAATTTAAACGTGAGGAAATGGAACAAGAAGCATTACATTATCGAATGGCCAAAAATCTTAAGAATAACGCAAACAAATCATTTAAAGCCCCAAAATTTCTTGTAGTAAAAGAAACTTCTAAAAACTTACATTGTTGTGTTGAGTGCTAATATAAGGAGCGATTATGATGTGGACGGAATTAGTTAAAAGTTTTTTGTTTATAGCTATAGAACTAACAATCCTTTTTATTGTTATTTCATTTGTAATCAGTCTTCTCCAAGGGTATATTCCTTATGAGAAAATTGAAAAGAAGTTATCTGGGGGCAATAAGATCATCGCCGCTTTTGCTGCAATCTTATTCGCATTCATTACACCTTTTTGTTCGTGCTCAACCATACCTGTCGTGGTTAACATGCTTAAAAAAAAGATGCCATTCGGTATCGTAATGATCTTCTTATTCGCCTCACCAGTGCTTGACCCAACAATTCTAACCATTATGGGAGTTGTTCTTGGTTGGAAAGTGACGATCATATATACGGTTCTAACAACTGTTTTTTCGATCATTATTGGTTTCACATTAGAACAGTTAGGGTTTGAAAGATATGTTAAGAACATAGTAATGAAAGGCTATGAAGAACAGAATACAAAATTCAATCTGAAATTAGCATTTAAAGAAACTGTAGACCTAATGAAAAGCGTTTATCCATATTTATTACTTGGCGCTGCAATTGGTGCAATTATCCACGGCTTGGTCCCAACAGAATGGATATCAAGTGTTTTTGGTAGAGATAACTGGTGGTTAATCCCAATCGCTGCAATTGTCGGAATTCCTTTATATATACGTCTATCAAGCATGATCCCAATCTCACAAATCTTAATTATGAAAGGCATGGCACTAGGTCCTGTAATGGCGATGATGATTAGTTCAGCCGGTGCTAGTTTACCAGAAGTGATTCTCTTAAAATCAATTTTCAAGAAAGAATTAGTGATTACTTTTATCCTTTCAGTCGTCACTATGTCAACTATTTCGGGGTTTATCTTTTATTTAATATAATTTTTGATGATTTTGATTTAAAGCAGGGATAGCAATTCAAGTGAACCTGCCTCCTTTAGAAAAAGTCTTACTATTAAAAAGAATGGAGAGGATAATATGTTTAGTTTATTCAAGAAGAATAGTAATAAAAGTTGTTGTAACATCACGTTTGAGGAAGTAAAGGATGATTGCTGTCAGACTGAACAAGATCAGGCTTGTTGTGGTGAGGATGAAGTACAAAATGAAGATTCTTGTTGCGATGCTAATCATAACTGAGATTAAAAAGGGGTAACATTATGACTGTTAATCGTGGTGGAGCACTTTCAAAAGAATACTTTCTTGCTTATTTGCATCTTATCATTAACACGAGAAGCTGTTCAGTGGAAAAGGCGAGAGATGTTGCGTTTGATTTATTTTTTAAACAAGATGAAAAACGATTTGGCTTACCTACTTACACTCAGTTCCAAGCAGCTTATGACGAACTGAATCACTGATATTAAGGGCAGACTATAAATCTGTCCTTTTTCTTACTATCTATCCTGAATAGTCAGGTTTGAAGATACACCTTCTTGGGGCAAATGATCATAGAGAGTCTATGATTCACTTTCTCCTTGTTTCATAGGAAAGGTAACGAAAGATGTGCTTTGATTCCCTTTGTCGGAGAAATTACACAGGAAAGGGAACGAAAGGAGCGCTTTGATTCCCTTTGTCGGAGAAAATACACAGGAAAGGGAACGAAAGGAGCGCTTTGATTCCCTTTGTCGGAGGAAATACACAGGAAAGGGAACGAAAGGAGTGCTTTGATTCCCTTTGTCGGAGGAAATACACAGGAAAGGGAACGAAAGGAGCGCTTTGATTCCCTTTGTTGGAGAAAATACACAGGAAAGGGAACGAAAGGAGTGCTTTCAATTCCCTTAGTCGGAGAAAATACACAGGAAAGGGAACGAAAGGAACGCTTTGATTCCCTTTGTCGGAGAAAATACACTGGAAAGGTAACGAAAGATGTGCTTTGATTCCCTTTGTCGGAGAAAATACACTGGAAAGGGCACGAAAGGAGCGCTTTCAATTCCCTTTGTCGGAGAAAATACACAGGAAAGGGAACGAAAGGAGCGCTTTGATTCCCTTTGTCGGAGAAAATACACTGGAAAGGGAACGAAAGGAGCGCTTTGATTCCCTTTGTCGGAGGAAATACATAGGAAAGGTAACGAAAGGAGCGCTTTCAATTCCCTTAGTCGGAGAACATGCGCTCAGGAAACTGAATCATAGAGGGCCTATGATTCAGTTTCTCCTTGCTTTCGCCTCCGCAACTGGATCACAGAGGATAAGGACCTCTCATCCTCCATGGATACAAATACTCGTATGCAGCAACTATCCTAGATGTCCAAACAGCCTTTTTCTATAAAATAATAAAATAAAAAACGAACATGGTCATTAATCCGAATGGCACTCCAATGAGAGCCCATTCTTTACTTGTGATTTGAAGTTTACTTGCTGCAATAATGTTAGGTATGTTACCCGGGATTAACATCCCTCCACTAATTAATAATCCCATTAAAATCGCTTTTATCGTTACCTGCTCCATACTTGGACTTATTTCTGCTGCTGTTAGTGTAGCATTATCTAGAATTGCAGATATTATATTTACCCAATAAAGCACCCCTGAATCTAGGGTTAACAAATAACGATCAATCAATGGCTGAAAAGCCGAACCTAAAAATGTAAGACCCATAACAAAGAAATATATCTTTAACGTCCTTGTAAGGATTTCTTCATACCCTTCACTTTCACCTCGGTTTAAGACCGACTGATGATTCGTTGGTTTTTTTACAACTAGGGCTCCGATTATTCCAAAAACCAAAATTGCTCCAAAAACCTCCGAACCTATCAATCTCAATAAATAGAAGTCATCAACTCCCAGTTTGCTAATTGCAATCGTCGACAATGGTTCGCCGATAGGTGTAAGTGCAGCACCTAGACCTATTGAAAAACAAGTGAGGACAACAAATTTAATTTGTGACTTTCGTTCAAGTTCAATACTATTCACAATAAGTACCATAACTAATGCTGATATGATAGCTGTAATTAGACTTGCTATAATGCCTAGCAAAATAATTGTCACAGCAATAAAAAGTCTGAATGGCATGTATTCACTGACTTTTAGAATGCTTTTTTGTAGTGGTGAATGAAACCATTTAAACAATAACCCTGCAACGAACACAGCAAGGGTAATTTTTATCGGATTAAATGCAGCTTTTAGAAATAAATGCCCATCTAATACTCCAAGAAATATTGCAGCTAGAAGTCCCATGGTAAATAAAAATAATTCAAGATTGGTTTCAACCTTTTCAACGAACAAAGGTAATAGTAATACTAGCAAAAAGATAATGAAGCCTATAAGCACTTTAACCACTCCATCTTATTCAAGATATCTACATGTATATGCAATGACGTGGACAATCTTGCCAAGATTATACATAGCTAACCCGTTCGCTTGGGAGGGAGAAAATACGAAATAACACGCATTTAGAGATGAAACTACCACGCTAATTTCGGTAATATATCAACGTTTCATAGGTGGTTTTAGAGGTCTTAGCATAGGATTAGCACACTAATTAACACAGAATATAGCAGCGTACATTAATTTTTGTACTTCTGCTAAATGAGCCGCTAATTTGGTTGTAAAAAAAAATTTTTTAATACTGATTCGCTTTAATTATTTACGAGAATATTAGGAATATGCTATTCCTATCGATAAGCTTATTCAACTCAGTTATGTGGGTGGAATAAGTAAGTCAGGGATATGTAGTAGACATATAACTGCACAGTAAATAGAAATAAAGAGAAAAATTTCCCTTAACTCATAAATAGCATGTAAAATAACGTAAATAGGTGGAAAAATTTCCCTTATTGACTAGTAATACTTGAAAATAGGTAATTTTGCTTTATATAAGGGAAAAAACTCCTCCTATTCAGCTCAAAACTAACTCTAATCTGCAATTAACGGAAAAATCTCCTCTTATTTATCGCTAGATACGGACATGATTTTTTATTTAAAAATGTTAAGGTGAAGGTGGGTACTTATTGTGTTAGATTTCTAAACAATTGCTAATTAACCTGCTGATTAACGTTATCTCCCTCTCAATCGAACTGGTTAATACACAATAGGAGTTTGCAGACTCCAAAGCATCATCGATCATCCTAGAGAGCTAGGCATTACTAAAATAAATCTAACAAAAAAATGAAGATAATATAAAAAATAGGGTACCCTTCTGTTTGTAAAGGTACCCTTTTATTCCTTCCACTGATATTTAATTAAATCAATTTCCCCATATGCCCCTATGTCTACCCCCTCAATTTCCAGGTTCATTTTTTGCTCATTGAACGAGGCATCGTCTTTCATAGCAATTTGCCCCTTTGCATTAATAACCCTATGCCAAGGAAGGTTATACTTTCTACTCATCGAATGGAGAACACGGACTACCTGTCGTGCAGCTCTTGGACTTCCCGCGAGTCTGGCAACTTGTCCATATGTCATTACCCTACCTTTAGGAATTCCTTGAATAATATCAATGACTTTTTCGGTAAAGGGTGTCATTACATAATCCTTTCCTTAACTTCCATTGTTTCTTATCATTTTGACTTTTTGAGTATACCAAGATATTCACTCCAAGGCCCCACATCCGTTCTATATCTCTCTGCCATCACTCGAACTATTTGAGAGATATGTGTTAGATCATGAATTACCCATGTTGAAATCAACTCTCTTACCTTCACTACACCAAATGCCGGGTGAATCCCCGTTAATTCTAAATGTGATTCCGGGTCAATTATTGTGCCAAGTTTCAATATATTATCTGATCTAAGTTGTTTAAATTCGAGCAAGCTATTTTCGATTGAGTTTGTTGGTTCATCATTATTTAGATGTGAATAACGATTGAATGGAGGGAATGCCTTACTTTCACCTTCTTGTAAAATCATTTCTAGCCTTGGAATCCAATTATTTTTCTCACCTTCAATCAGGTGTTCGATCACCTCCGAGACATTCCATGTTCCTTCCCCTTCATTACATAGCAACCAACCATTAGACAAACCAGACACAAAATACTCTAATGTTTTAGGTGTCCGCTCCAACATTTCAATTGCTTCTTTCATCTTAAAATTCATTCTTTTCCTCCCTTGAACCTTCTATCTCATATGATAAAAATTCAACCAAGTATTCCATTATTAAGTAATATCTAGTTGTTTTTAAAATTCCACAAAAAAGTGCACTAATCCTTCTTTTGAGGACCAATGCACTTTTAATTTTATTAAAAAAGAATGAAATAAATAACCACTGCCAATACGATACGGTAAATTGCAAATGGCACTAGTTTAATTTTATTGATCAATTTCAAGAAAAACTGGATAGACAATAATGCAACAATAAATGCACTAACAAAACCTACAATGAAGAAGGGAATTACATCTTGGGTAAAATATTCTAAATTACCAAGTATAGATATAGCACTTGCACCTAACATAATTGGAACAGCCATAATAAATGTGAAATCCGCGGCAGTCCGATGACTAAGCCCTAATAGAACTCCACCAGAGATAGTTGATCCCGACCTAGAGAATCCCGGCCATAGTGCGATACATTGGAATAGTCCAATTAGAAAGGCTTGTTTATAGGTAATCTTATCAACAGTTTCAATAACCTCTGTTTTTGGACGATATTTATCAGCGATAATCATCAAAATCGCACCTGCAACTAATCCAATTAGTACTGTTTTCGTAGAGAATAAGTACGTATCGATATAATCCTCAAACAATAATCCAAGAATTCCTGCTGGCAGTAATCCAACAAAAATCTGACGTAGTGTTAACCTTGGCCCGTCATTTTTCACTTTACTTAGACCTAACAAATTTTTAAATCTGTCTTTAAAAAGTAACACCACAGCTAAAATAGAACCAAGTTGTATGACAACTTTAAATGTATTAGCAACTTCCTGAGAATATAAGTCCTTTGATCTTAAAAAAGCATCATCAACAATAATCATATGCCCTGTTGAAGAGACAGGAGCAAATTCAGTTAAACCTTCTACAATCCCAAGTATCAGCGCTACAAAAAATTCCCACAAACTCAATTTCGTTTCCCCTCACTCTATTTAAAATAGGCTGTTTTCGTAAGCTTTGTTGCTGTTGAATACTCTTTTTGTTTTTCCACTTAAAACTAGGGTACATGAGCAACAATCTTTCAGAAGGAGCCTTAAAATAAAACAATAAGAATATCATACTTGGAATGATAGAAAATAGATATAAAAAATTCTCTAACCGTACTCCTTTATTTTACGAAAAAAAGAGACCCAGTTGTAGACCGAGCCTTTAGTGTTTGTTTTTATTTAACAATCATTACCGGACAATTTGCGCGCTTTGCTATTTTGTGACTAACACTGCCAAGGACCATTTCCTGAAGTGCATTTAAACCTCGACTACCGACTACCGCAACATCAAATTCATGTTGGTTAATATACTCCACGATTGCTGGTCCCGGTTCACCTTTTAACATTTCCACTTGATATTGAATGTTTGAATCCTTTGCCATTTTCTCGATGGATTTTACTCTTTCTTCTTTTGGACTGGTTATATCTATACTATTCCAATTTTGCAACACATCTGATTTTGATTTATCTGTATCTTTTACATAAACTACAACTACTTTTGAACCCTCTGTACACTTTGCAATTTCGATTGCTTTGTTTGCAGCCCGAACAGAATGCTCTGACCCGTCCCAGGCTAACAAAATCTTCTTAAACATTTCAGCTCCTCCTCTCATTAATGTGCACTTAACTTTCTACTTAACTTATCAATAAGTTCTGAGCTCGATTTATTCAATCCTATAATTTCAACTTGTTTTCCCTTTTCTTCAAATTTCAAAACAATCTTATCAATTGCAGCAACGGCTGAATCATCCCATAAATGAGATTCGGTTAGGTCTAATACGACATGATCTTTATCTCCAATATCGTAATTAAATTCTTGCACTACATCGGAAACAGAAGCGAAGAAGAGTTCTCCTTTGAACTCGTAGATCACCCGATTTGCTTTCGATGATTTCGAAACCTTCACTCTTGATATTTTAGATACAAATATAACTGCACTAAGTATTACTCCTGTTAACACACCAATCGCTAAGTTATGAGTAAAAATAACAGTTAACACTGTAACAATCATAACAATAGAATCAGTGATAGGTACAATACGCAAGGTTCGCAAAGAATTCCAATCAAATGTTCCTATGGCAACCATGAACATCACTCCAACTAATGCTGCCATTGGTATTTGTGCAACGATATCACCTAGGAATACAATAAGCATGATAAGAACAGTACCAGCAATAAAAGCTGAAAGCCTTCCTCTACCACCAGACTTAACATTAATTACAGATTGTCCAATCATAGCACAACCAGCCATTCCACCAAAGAATCCAGCTGCAATATTAGCAATACCTTGCCCCCTTGACTCCATATTTTTATTACTAGGAGTATCTGTTAAATCATCAACAATCGTTGCTGTTAATAAAGTTTCCACCAAACCAACAATTGCTAAACCTATCGAATATGGAAAAATAATCGATAATGTCTCTAAATTAAGTGGTACCTGAGGAATAAATAGTGATGGAAAAGCGCTTGTTAGTGCTCCCATATCTCCCACTGTTCTAACCTCACTTCCGGTCATGATTGCTAAAATTGTAATGACTACAATGGCAATCAACGGTGAAGGGACCACTTTTGTTAAATAAGGTAATAAATAAATGATAAGTAGAGCCCCAATAACCATTAAATACATGTCAAAACCTTCACCTATAAAATGCTGAAATTGCGAAGTGAAAATTAAAATAGCTAGCGCATTCACAAAGCCGACCATGACCGATCGAGGAATAAACTTCATGTATTTAGCTAGCTTTAAGATCCCAAATACAATCTGTAAAATCCCTGTAAGTATTGTTGCTGCTAATAAATAATGAAGACCATGCTCTGCGACTAAATCAATCATTAATAATGCCATTGCACCTGTTGCAGCAGAAATCATCCCAGGCCTTCCCCCTACAAAGGCAATAACAACTGAAATGATAAATGAAGCATATAGTCCAACCATAGGATCAACACCAGCGATAATGGAAAAGGCAATCGCTTCAGGGATTAGTGCAAGTGCAACCACCAATCCAGCTAGAAGGTCTCCTCTCACATTTCCTAACCAAGATTCCTTCCAATTCATCATATCTCTCCTAACATGCTAAATTTCTAAGAGTTAATATTCCCAAGAATAGTACAAACAATGAGTGGACAGGTTGGTTTAAGAACTTAGGAGACATATCGCAGATTAGCATTTGAAAAAGTTTACCCTGAATATAACCTAGGTAGTGGCGTTCCATGTGCTGCGATCCACTTGCTTTCCGCGGGGTACCTCATCGCTCATAGGCAATCTGCTTTCATTCTCAATGGTACGAATATAAAGTCTTAATGGTATTTCTGGCATAATCAAAAAAAGCCTTTTGGTAGGCTTTTTTAATTATTTTCTTAATAATCAGATAATTATTATTATAGGAACTTCATTTCACAATCATTACAGGGCATTTTGCTTTCTTTGCTACCTTATGGCTTACGCTTCCAAGTACCATTTCTTGAAGTTTGTTTAAGCCTCTACTCCCTAAAACAATTACATCAGACTTATAATCTGTGGCGTGTTTTAATATCTGTGGAACTGGATCTCCTCTTACAATTTTCAACTCATAGTTAATTCCCGCTTCTTTTGCTTTTTCTGTAATAGAATGAAACTTTTTCGTTCGCTGATCTGTAACCTGTAATAAATCCCAGTTTCGTAGGACATCATATTTTGAAGTATTTCCGTCTACCACATATAGAACATTAATAAAAGAATCTCTATCAATCTTAGCAAGTTCAATTGCCTTTTCCGCTGCTTTTAGAGAGTGTAATGAACCATCGGCTGGAACAAGTATATTTCTAAACATCCAATTTCCCCTCTCGTTTTTATCTAATTATAAATTATATTCAATTACCTCGGAAGCGGTTTCATTAATATTCAAAAAA
Encoded here:
- a CDS encoding metal-sensitive transcriptional regulator — encoded protein: MDYNDQMKNRVKRIEGQLRGILRMMEEDKDCRDVITQLSAARTAIDRTIGVIVSSNLVECVQKAKENGENTEQLVKEAVELLVKSR
- a CDS encoding FUSC family protein — encoded protein: MITLGPRALKTGIAVTISLFICIYFELEPAVFAGVAAIFTIQPSIYKTWRQMLDQIITNTIGAIIALFALSFIGNNPVIIGLILIIVILVCVKFKMEANVISLTMVTVLAIMSAPGDKDWLFALNRFNIIMIGMLSGFAVNLLILPPKFKVNYYEKSKEAFNKLSLLLRTAISDELTEKTFSDNWKNLQKDIQKLEEQYKMFDEERAKMSKVNRLNVREIVVFKQMLKALKQGEKVLELIEEHYFQSDANENEDKQFDTYLEQLIKSHEYYLLKYEGKIKADDTVKSHEQELKGFLSTLLNGEETDSDHKLRMLAVGFAVYEYAFQLKRLNQLIEQYLKKESVK
- a CDS encoding permease; this encodes MWTELVKSFLFIAIELTILFIVISFVISLLQGYIPYEKIEKKLSGGNKIIAAFAAILFAFITPFCSCSTIPVVVNMLKKKMPFGIVMIFLFASPVLDPTILTIMGVVLGWKVTIIYTVLTTVFSIIIGFTLEQLGFERYVKNIVMKGYEEQNTKFNLKLAFKETVDLMKSVYPYLLLGAAIGAIIHGLVPTEWISSVFGRDNWWLIPIAAIVGIPLYIRLSSMIPISQILIMKGMALGPVMAMMISSAGASLPEVILLKSIFKKELVITFILSVVTMSTISGFIFYLI
- a CDS encoding DUF1646 family protein, producing the protein MVKVLIGFIIFLLVLLLPLFVEKVETNLELFLFTMGLLAAIFLGVLDGHLFLKAAFNPIKITLAVFVAGLLFKWFHSPLQKSILKVSEYMPFRLFIAVTIILLGIIASLITAIISALVMVLIVNSIELERKSQIKFVVLTCFSIGLGAALTPIGEPLSTIAISKLGVDDFYLLRLIGSEVFGAILVFGIIGALVVKKPTNHQSVLNRGESEGYEEILTRTLKIYFFVMGLTFLGSAFQPLIDRYLLTLDSGVLYWVNIISAILDNATLTAAEISPSMEQVTIKAILMGLLISGGMLIPGNIPNIIAASKLQITSKEWALIGVPFGLMTMFVFYFIIL
- a CDS encoding MGMT family protein, which translates into the protein MTPFTEKVIDIIQGIPKGRVMTYGQVARLAGSPRAARQVVRVLHSMSRKYNLPWHRVINAKGQIAMKDDASFNEQKMNLEIEGVDIGAYGEIDLIKYQWKE
- a CDS encoding DinB family protein, encoding MNFKMKEAIEMLERTPKTLEYFVSGLSNGWLLCNEGEGTWNVSEVIEHLIEGEKNNWIPRLEMILQEGESKAFPPFNRYSHLNNDEPTNSIENSLLEFKQLRSDNILKLGTIIDPESHLELTGIHPAFGVVKVRELISTWVIHDLTHISQIVRVMAERYRTDVGPWSEYLGILKKSK
- a CDS encoding undecaprenyl-diphosphate phosphatase; translation: MSLWEFFVALILGIVEGLTEFAPVSSTGHMIIVDDAFLRSKDLYSQEVANTFKVVIQLGSILAVVLLFKDRFKNLLGLSKVKNDGPRLTLRQIFVGLLPAGILGLLFEDYIDTYLFSTKTVLIGLVAGAILMIIADKYRPKTEVIETVDKITYKQAFLIGLFQCIALWPGFSRSGSTISGGVLLGLSHRTAADFTFIMAVPIMLGASAISILGNLEYFTQDVIPFFIVGFVSAFIVALLSIQFFLKLINKIKLVPFAIYRIVLAVVIYFILF
- a CDS encoding universal stress protein, whose protein sequence is MFKKILLAWDGSEHSVRAANKAIEIAKCTEGSKVVVVYVKDTDKSKSDVLQNWNSIDITSPKEERVKSIEKMAKDSNIQYQVEMLKGEPGPAIVEYINQHEFDVAVVGSRGLNALQEMVLGSVSHKIAKRANCPVMIVK
- a CDS encoding SulP family inorganic anion transporter, which produces MMNWKESWLGNVRGDLLAGLVVALALIPEAIAFSIIAGVDPMVGLYASFIISVVIAFVGGRPGMISAATGAMALLMIDLVAEHGLHYLLAATILTGILQIVFGILKLAKYMKFIPRSVMVGFVNALAILIFTSQFQHFIGEGFDMYLMVIGALLIIYLLPYLTKVVPSPLIAIVVITILAIMTGSEVRTVGDMGALTSAFPSLFIPQVPLNLETLSIIFPYSIGLAIVGLVETLLTATIVDDLTDTPSNKNMESRGQGIANIAAGFFGGMAGCAMIGQSVINVKSGGRGRLSAFIAGTVLIMLIVFLGDIVAQIPMAALVGVMFMVAIGTFDWNSLRTLRIVPITDSIVMIVTVLTVIFTHNLAIGVLTGVILSAVIFVSKISRVKVSKSSKANRVIYEFKGELFFASVSDVVQEFNYDIGDKDHVVLDLTESHLWDDSAVAAIDKIVLKFEEKGKQVEIIGLNKSSSELIDKLSRKLSAH
- a CDS encoding universal stress protein; amino-acid sequence: MFRNILVPADGSLHSLKAAEKAIELAKIDRDSFINVLYVVDGNTSKYDVLRNWDLLQVTDQRTKKFHSITEKAKEAGINYELKIVRGDPVPQILKHATDYKSDVIVLGSRGLNKLQEMVLGSVSHKVAKKAKCPVMIVK